One window of Miscanthus floridulus cultivar M001 unplaced genomic scaffold, ASM1932011v1 fs_302_1_2, whole genome shotgun sequence genomic DNA carries:
- the LOC136531202 gene encoding uncharacterized protein, giving the protein MDPNYRRRSQNEDEFMLFVLPTIEDSSKPSSSKKPIHTSKLSGAKRVQEILTGHESLSKRNFRMEVGVFQALVNKLHEKQLLDDSRISVEEKVAIFLYALAKNASNETLQYEFQHSGETISRHFGAVLDAITQLTCVYIRPPLLHPHQILRKPKFHPFFQDCVGCIDGTHIPMILPLDQQEPYRNRKQTLSQNVMVACDFDLKFVHVHAGWEGSASDARVLHDALNHGFEVPPGKFFLVDAGYANTTQFLAPYRGTRYHLKERGRAKQKPRDYKELFNLRHAQLRNHIERAIGILKMRFPILKTGAHYPANKQVDISVACCVLHNFICLHNGDMLWPCTSNVEIDANQIVDVPDGDLNYNGDIQAFNNAREAGNQKRDDIARRMWARYVARRP; this is encoded by the exons ATGGATCCAAACTATCGACGCCGATCACAAAATGAAGATGAATTCATGTTATTTGTTCTCCCTACCATAGAAGATTCATCAAAGCCATCATCTAGTAAAAAACCTATACATACATCAAAACTGTCAGGAGCTAAGCGTGTTCAAGAAATCTTAACAGGCCATGAGAGCCTAAGTAAAAGGAACTTCAGAATGGAAGTTGGTGTTTTCCAAGCTTTGGTCAATAAGTTGCATGAGAAGCAACTACTTGATGATTCAAGGATCTCAGTAGAAGAGAAGGTTGCTATATTCTTATATGCACTAGCAAAAAATGCAAGTAATGAGACCTTGCAATATGAGTTTCAGCACAGTGGAGAAACAATTAGTCGTCATTTTGGAGCAGTGCTTGATGCAATTACACAGCTTACATGTGTATATATACGCCCACCTTTGCTACACCCGCACCAGATTTTGCGAAAACCAAAATTCCACCCCTTCTTTCAG GATTGTGTTGGCTGTATTGATGGGACTCATATACCAATGATACTTCCACTAGATCAGCAAGAACCATATCGGAATAGAAAGCAAACACTATCTCAGAATGTTATGGTAGCATGTGACTTCGATCTAAAATTTGTACATGTTCATGCCGGTTGGGAGGGATCAGCTTCAGATGCAAGGGTTCTACACGATGCACTTAACCATGGCTTTGAAGTACCTCCTGGTAAATTTTTTCTAGTAGATGCAGGTTATGCAAACACAACACAATTCCTTGCGCCATATCGTGGAACAAGATATCATTTAAAGGAACGAGGAAGAGCTAAGCAAAAGCCTCGAGATTACAAAGAATTGTTCAATCTTCGACATGCACAGCTAAGGAACCATATTGAGCGGGCAATTGGCATATTAAAAATGAGGTTTCCTATTCTGAAAACTGGTGCACACTACCCGGCTAATAAACAAGTGGACATATCAGTTGCTTGTTGTGTTCTACACAACTTCATATGCCTACACAACGGAGATATGTTGTGGCCATGTACCTCCAATGTTGAAATTGATGCAAACCAGATTGTTGATGTGCCAGATGGAGATCTGAACTACAATGGTGACATACAAGCATTCAATAACGCTAGAGAAGCTGGGAATCAAAAGCGAGACGACATAGCACGAAGGATGTGGGCTCGTTACGTAGCACGAAGGCCTTAG